CCACCGACGACACGGTGACCCCGCTCATCGCCCTGCTCGCCGAACTCGGCGTCACCGCGCGGCGGCTGCGGATCACCGAGACCAGCCTCGACGAAGCCTTCCTCGACCTCACCGGACAGGACGCCTGACATGAGCCCCGACACCACCACCGCACGGGCCGCGGCCCCCGAGGCCCGCACCGCCCCGGCCGACGGGCGCCGCCGAGGCCCCACGGCCGCCGTCCTCGCCGCCGAGACCCGGCTCTTCCTGCGCGAACCCAGCAGCATCTTCTGGATCGTCGCCTTCCCCACCGTCCTCCTGGTGATCCTCGGCTTCGTCCCGGCCTTCAAGGTGCCCGAGGAAGGACTCGGCGACCGGCGCGTCATCGACCTCTACGTCCCCGTCTCGATCCTGCTCGCCATGATCATGTCGGGGCTCCAGGCGATGCCCCCGGTCCTCGCCGCCTACCGCGAGCGCGGCATCCTGCGCCGGATGTCCGCCACCCCGGTGCGCCCCTCGGCCCTCCTCACCGCACAGATCGCGCTGCACGGCGCGGCCGCGCTCGTCTCGGCGGTCCTGGTCGTCGTGGTGGGCGGGGCCGCCTACGGCGTGCCGCTGCCCGGCAACCCGCTCGGCTACCTCCTGGCGCTGCTGCTCGTCCTCGCCGCCGCCCTCGCCCTGGGCGCGACGATCACCGGCCTCTTCCGGACGGCGAAGGCGGCCACCGCCGTCGGCTCCGCCTCCTACATCGTCATGATGTTCACGGCCGGGGTCTGGGTCCCCGTCCAGGCCATGCCCGGCACCCTGCGCCGGGTCGTGGAGGCCAGCCCCTTCGGTGCCGCCTCCCAGGCGCTGGACGACGCGGCCCTCGGCCAGTGGCCGAGCTGGACCCACCTCGGGATCGTCGCCCTGTGGACCCTGGTGGCGGGCTACACGGCGGGCCGCGTCTTCCGGTGGCAGTGACGGAGCGGGAACGGCTGGCCGGGCCGCACGTGACGGGGACCGGCGGGCCGGGCCGCACGTGACGGGGACCGGCGGGCCGGGGGAGACTGCGGGCATGAGCCAGCCGTCCGGCCGCCCCGCCCACTCCACCGGCCCGACGGGCCCCCGCACCATCGAGCAGCGCTGGGAGCAGTTCTACCGGTACGGGCCCTACGCCGTGCTGACCCTGGCCTCCGTCCTCGGGGCGGTCGTCGCCGGGGAGCTGATGACCCCCGGTGAGATGTACGCGGCCGGGGCCCTGGTCGCGCTCGCCTACGGGCTCCAGATCTGGTGGGGCCGCAAGCGCGTACACACCCCGCCGGGCGCCCCGGCCGGGGCGGTCTACTACACCGTGCGGTTCGTCCTCGCCTTCGTTCTTTCCTGGCTCAACCCGTTCTTCGCGATCTACGCGTGCCTCGGCTACTTCGACGTCGAGCCGCTCCTGCCCAAGCGCGCCGTCCGGGCCGGACTGCTCGCCACCGCGGTGATCCTCGCCGGTTCGCAGAGCGGCGGACTGCCGCCCGCCTCCGCGATGAACTGGGCCGCCTTCGCCGCGCTCTACCTCCTCAACGCCTGCCTCACCCTCTTCTTCTGGCACGTGGGGGTGCGGGAGGAGGAGAAGGGCCGCATCCAGGTCGAGACCATCGCCGAGCTGGAGCGCACCAACATCCGGCTGGAGGAGGCGATGGCGGAGAACGCCGCCCTGCACGCCCAGCTCCTCGTCCAGGCCCGCGAGGCCGGGGTGGACGACGAGCGGCGCCGGCTGGCCGCCGAGATCCACGACACCCTCGCCCAGGGGCTGACCGGCATCATCGCCCAGCTCCAGGTCGTCACCTCCACCCGTGACACCGACCCGGACACCGCCCGCGGCCATCTGGAGAAGGCCGCCGCCCTGGCCCGCCACAGCCTCGGTGAGGCCCGCCGCTCCGTCCACAACCTGGCCCCCGCCGCCCTGGAGCACGACGAGCTGACCGGCGCGCTGGAGAAGACGGTCACCACCTGGGCCGAACAGCACCGCGTACGGGCCGACTTCACCGTCACCGGCACCGCCGAACCGGTCCACGACGAGGTCGCCGCCACCCTCCTGCGCATCGCGGGCGAGGCCCTGGCCAACACCGGCCGCCACGCCGCGGCCTCCCGGGTCGGCGTGACGCTCTCCTTCATGGACGACGAACTGGCCCTGGACGTACGGGACGACGGCTGCGGCTTCGACCCCTCGGCCCTCGCCCCGGCCGGACGCACCGGCGGATTCGGCCTCGGCGGTATGCGGGCCCGCGCGGAGCGCATCGCGGGCACGGTGGAGGTGGAGTCCGAGCCGGGCGGCGGTACGGCGGTCTCGGCCCGGGTCCCCCTGGTCAGACACGGCTGACCGGCGGCGGGAGCCTCCGCCCGACCCGCCCCCGGGGCCCTGGCCAGGCGCGCCCGCCCCGCCGTACGGTGGCCCTGCCATGACCGAGAACCCCGAACGCACCCCCACCCGGTCCATCACCCTCGTCCTCGTCGACGACCATCCCGTCGTCCGCGACGGGCTGCGCGGCATGTTCACCGCCGAACCCGGCTTCGACGTCCTCGGCGAGGCGGCGAACGGCGTCGACGCCCTCGCCGTCGTCGAACGCCTCGACCCGGACGTCGTCCTGATGGACCTGCGGATGCCCGGCGGCGGGGGAGTGGCCGCCATCGCCGAGCTGGCCCGGCGCGGCGCCCGCTGCCGGGTCCTGGTGCTGACGACGTACGACACCGACTCCGACACCCTCCCCGCGATCGAGGCGGGCGCCACCGGCTATCTGCTCAAGGACGCGCCGCGCGAGGAGCTGTTCGCCGCCGTCCGGGCCGCCGCCGACGGCCGCAGCGTCCTCTCACCCGCCGTCGCCTCCCGCCTGATGACCCGCGTCCGGACGCCCACCGCCCCCGCCGACACGGCCCTCTCCGCCCGGGAGCGCGAGGTGCTGGTGCTGGTGGCGAAGGGCACGACGAACCGGGAGATCGCCGCCGAACTCTTCATCAGCGAGGCGACCGTGAAGACCCACCTCACCCATATCTTCGCCAAGCTCGGCACCAAGGACCGGGCCGCGGCCGTGGCCGTCGGCTACGACCGGGGCATCCTCGGCTGACCTCCCCCGCGGTCCTAAGCCGTCACCCGCAGCAGCAGCACCGAGCGGGCCGGGACCGTCAGCTCCGTACCGCCTTCGAGGACCGTGCCGGGCGGCTCCGCCTGGTCCTCCCGGGAGGTGTCCAGGACCAGTTCGTACGCCGCCGCCCACGGCGCTCCGGGCAGCTCGAAGGCGACTGGCTCCGCGCCCGCGTGCAGGACCGCGAGGAAGCTGTCGTCGGTGACCGGCTCGCCCCGCGCGTCCCGCCCAGGGATGTCCCGGCCCGAGAGGTAGAGGCCGAGCGTGGCGGCGGGCGCGTACCAGTCGCCTTCCGTCATCTCCCGCCCGTCCCGGGTGAACCAGGCCAGGTCCCGCAGCCCGTCCGGCGCCTGCGCCCGGCCGGAGAAGAACGCGCGGCGGCGCAGCACCGGATGGGTCTGGCGCAGCTTCAGCACCCGGGCCGTCAGCTCGGTCAGCTCCCGCCACCCGGGCTGCTCCAGGAGCGACCAGTCCAGCCAGCTGACCTCGTTGTCCTGGCAGTAGGCGTTGTTGTTGCCGCCCTGCGTGCGGCCCATCTCGTCGCCCGCCACCAGCATCGGCACCCCGGTCGAGAGCAGCAGCGTGGTGAGCAGGTTGCGGAGCTGCCGACGGCGTAGCGCGTTGACCTCCGGGGCCTCGCTCTCGCCCTCCGTCCCGCAGTTCCACGCCCGGTTGTCGCTCGTCCCGTCCCGGTTGCCCTCGCCGTTGGCCTCGTTGCGCTTGTGCTCGTAGGAGACCAGGTCGCGCAGGGTGAAGCCGTCGTGCGCGGTGACGAAGTTGACCGAGGCGTACGGGCGCCGGCCGCCCCAGGCGTACAGGTCGCTGGAGCCGGTGAGCCGGTAGCCGAGATCCCGTACGTCGGGGAGCGCGCCGCGCCAGTAGTCCCGCACGGCGTCCCGGTAGCGGTCGTTCCACTCGGTCCACAGCGGCGGGAAGGCGCCCACCTGGTAGCCGCCGTTGCCGACGTCCCACGGCTCGGCGATCAGCTTCACCCGGCGCAGCACCGGGTCCTGGGCGATCACCGCGAGGAACGGGGAGAGCATGTCGACGTCGTGCATGGAGCGGGCGAGCGCCGCGGCCAGGTCGAAGCGGAAGCCGTCGACGCCCATCTCGGTGACCCAGTAGCGCAGCGAGTCGGTGATGAGCCGCAGCACCTGGGGCTGGACGACGTGCAGGGTGTTGCCGCAGCCGGTGTAGTCGGCGTAGCGGCGGGGGTCGTTCTGGAGGCGGTAGTAGCCGCGGTTGTCGATGCCGCGCAGGGAGAGCGTCGGGCCCAGCTCGCCGGCCTCGGCGGTGTGGTTGTAGACGACGTCGAGGATGACCTCGATCCCGGCGCTGTGCAGGGCGTGCACCA
This DNA window, taken from Streptomyces griseus subsp. griseus, encodes the following:
- a CDS encoding ABC transporter permease is translated as MSPDTTTARAAAPEARTAPADGRRRGPTAAVLAAETRLFLREPSSIFWIVAFPTVLLVILGFVPAFKVPEEGLGDRRVIDLYVPVSILLAMIMSGLQAMPPVLAAYRERGILRRMSATPVRPSALLTAQIALHGAAALVSAVLVVVVGGAAYGVPLPGNPLGYLLALLLVLAAALALGATITGLFRTAKAATAVGSASYIVMMFTAGVWVPVQAMPGTLRRVVEASPFGAASQALDDAALGQWPSWTHLGIVALWTLVAGYTAGRVFRWQ
- a CDS encoding sensor histidine kinase, encoding MSQPSGRPAHSTGPTGPRTIEQRWEQFYRYGPYAVLTLASVLGAVVAGELMTPGEMYAAGALVALAYGLQIWWGRKRVHTPPGAPAGAVYYTVRFVLAFVLSWLNPFFAIYACLGYFDVEPLLPKRAVRAGLLATAVILAGSQSGGLPPASAMNWAAFAALYLLNACLTLFFWHVGVREEEKGRIQVETIAELERTNIRLEEAMAENAALHAQLLVQAREAGVDDERRRLAAEIHDTLAQGLTGIIAQLQVVTSTRDTDPDTARGHLEKAAALARHSLGEARRSVHNLAPAALEHDELTGALEKTVTTWAEQHRVRADFTVTGTAEPVHDEVAATLLRIAGEALANTGRHAAASRVGVTLSFMDDELALDVRDDGCGFDPSALAPAGRTGGFGLGGMRARAERIAGTVEVESEPGGGTAVSARVPLVRHG
- the glgX gene encoding glycogen debranching protein GlgX — its product is MSSAAEQEAVQEPTGTAVRPGEPPGTRTDMTEAVRRQDPNGLRLEVTEAVRAEPRAPVVWPGAPMPLGARFRVGPDGVAGTNFALWAGGAEAVELCLFDEDGAETRCPLTELTHEIWHGFLPGVQPGQRYGYRVHGRWDPWTGARWNAAKLLLDPYARAVDGTFGLPPEVYGHMRDWPDQHVADTVRDERDSAPYVPKGVVVHDDDDWVEDRRPKTPWADSVIYELHVRGFTKLHPDIPPELRGTYAGLAHPAAIGHLTRLGVTAVELLPVHQFAHEDHLLRRGLHNYWGYNSIGYFAPHADYSASGTAGQQVGEFKRMVHALHSAGIEVILDVVYNHTAEAGELGPTLSLRGIDNRGYYRLQNDPRRYADYTGCGNTLHVVQPQVLRLITDSLRYWVTEMGVDGFRFDLAAALARSMHDVDMLSPFLAVIAQDPVLRRVKLIAEPWDVGNGGYQVGAFPPLWTEWNDRYRDAVRDYWRGALPDVRDLGYRLTGSSDLYAWGGRRPYASVNFVTAHDGFTLRDLVSYEHKRNEANGEGNRDGTSDNRAWNCGTEGESEAPEVNALRRRQLRNLLTTLLLSTGVPMLVAGDEMGRTQGGNNNAYCQDNEVSWLDWSLLEQPGWRELTELTARVLKLRQTHPVLRRRAFFSGRAQAPDGLRDLAWFTRDGREMTEGDWYAPAATLGLYLSGRDIPGRDARGEPVTDDSFLAVLHAGAEPVAFELPGAPWAAAYELVLDTSREDQAEPPGTVLEGGTELTVPARSVLLLRVTA
- a CDS encoding response regulator, with translation MTENPERTPTRSITLVLVDDHPVVRDGLRGMFTAEPGFDVLGEAANGVDALAVVERLDPDVVLMDLRMPGGGGVAAIAELARRGARCRVLVLTTYDTDSDTLPAIEAGATGYLLKDAPREELFAAVRAAADGRSVLSPAVASRLMTRVRTPTAPADTALSAREREVLVLVAKGTTNREIAAELFISEATVKTHLTHIFAKLGTKDRAAAVAVGYDRGILG